A single genomic interval of Rhizobium leguminosarum bv. trifolii WSM1325 harbors:
- a CDS encoding transcriptional regulator, LysR family (PFAM: LysR substrate-binding; regulatory protein LysR~KEGG: ret:RHE_CH03860 LysR family transcriptional regulator) produces the protein MIDKLEFFIALANEKHFGRAAEECGISQPTLSAAIRQLEDQLGVMLVQRGSRFQGLTPEGQRVLEWARRIVGDARTMREEMRAARRGLSGHIRLAAIPTALAMLSRITTPFQERHPGVTFSIVSRNSLQVLSMLENLEIDAGITYLENEPLGRVTTVPLYAERYNLITAAGSPLSDRDNVTWREIGDLRLCLLTADMQNRRIINRHLTEAGATAHPTLESNSMIVLFSHVRTGRWASIMPRNVAKSFGFPVEIRMIPIVEPEAHHLVGLVAPYREPFTPLVSALLHEARVLVQDEEL, from the coding sequence ATGATCGACAAGCTGGAATTCTTCATCGCCCTTGCCAATGAAAAGCATTTTGGCCGCGCCGCGGAGGAGTGCGGGATCTCGCAGCCTACGCTTTCGGCCGCCATCCGGCAGCTCGAGGATCAGCTCGGCGTCATGCTGGTGCAGCGCGGCTCGCGGTTCCAGGGGCTGACGCCGGAGGGGCAGCGTGTGCTCGAATGGGCCCGGCGCATCGTCGGCGATGCCCGCACCATGCGCGAGGAGATGCGCGCCGCGCGCCGCGGCCTTTCCGGCCACATTCGCCTCGCCGCCATTCCGACCGCGCTTGCCATGCTGTCGCGCATCACCACGCCCTTTCAGGAGCGGCACCCCGGCGTGACCTTCTCGATCGTCTCGCGGAATTCGCTGCAGGTGCTGAGCATGCTTGAAAACCTCGAAATCGATGCCGGCATCACCTATCTCGAAAACGAGCCGCTCGGCCGGGTCACGACCGTTCCCCTCTATGCCGAGCGCTATAATCTGATCACGGCTGCCGGCAGCCCGCTATCTGATCGCGACAACGTGACCTGGCGGGAGATCGGCGACCTTCGGCTTTGTCTATTGACTGCCGACATGCAGAACCGCCGCATCATCAACCGCCACTTGACGGAAGCAGGCGCCACAGCGCATCCGACGCTCGAATCCAACTCGATGATCGTGCTGTTCTCGCATGTCAGGACCGGACGCTGGGCGAGCATCATGCCGCGCAACGTTGCAAAATCCTTCGGATTTCCAGTGGAAATCCGCATGATCCCGATCGTCGAGCCAGAGGCGCATCATCTGGTCGGCCTTGTTGCGCCTTATCGCGAGCCCTTCACGCCGCTTGTCTCGGCTTTGCTGCATGAAGCGAGAGTGCTCGTGCAAGATGAAGAACTTTGA
- a CDS encoding transcriptional regulator, ArsR family (PFAM: regulatory protein ArsR~SMART: regulatory protein ArsR~KEGG: rec:RHECIAT_CH0004142 probable transcriptional regulator protein, ArsR family), translated as MPLPKPEPGMTGQELHTLAGKAHEASDLLKALAHQTRLLILCILANEERTVGEIENILGIQQAMVSQQLARLRLEGLVHTRRQGRLVYYSIGNVSVLAFLESLFDLFPVAENS; from the coding sequence ATGCCGTTGCCCAAACCCGAGCCGGGGATGACCGGCCAGGAATTGCACACACTCGCTGGAAAAGCCCACGAAGCGAGCGATCTGCTGAAAGCGTTAGCGCACCAGACCCGACTTCTGATCCTCTGCATATTGGCGAACGAGGAGCGGACGGTGGGTGAGATCGAAAATATCCTCGGCATCCAGCAGGCAATGGTCTCGCAGCAGCTGGCGCGGTTAAGGCTAGAAGGCCTGGTCCATACGCGCCGCCAGGGCAGGCTGGTCTATTACAGCATCGGCAATGTCAGCGTGCTTGCCTTCCTCGAATCGCTGTTCGATCTTTTTCCGGTTGCAGAAAACAGTTAG